From the genome of Venturia canescens isolate UGA chromosome 11, ASM1945775v1, whole genome shotgun sequence:
TCGCTCTAGACTGTCGGTCGTCCCCGTGGATAACTCCGTAACTCACTCAGCTAGCTCGCGGTGGGGTAATAAATCCTGGCACAATTATACAGGCGAACCACACACATAAGTCTGGGTTTCGTCAACAAACGTGAAGTGACGCATTGCCTCTTGACTCACGAACGTTCTATGTCCGAGTCCCACGACTCATTAGTGCTAAAATTCCAAATCTTCTCGTTTGACtttgtgtatgtgtgtatgtgtgcgcGGGCGTGTGTGTTAGGCCGCGCGTTAATTGTAGCGTGGTCCTGTTTTTTGTGTGTGGGCGGAAGAATCGTTTCCGCCGGAATTGAAGTAAGTTTTATCATCGAAATTATAACGTTGTACCATCCATTTTCTGTATCACCCAAATTGTCAATAGCCTTAACTTTCTACGACTAATAAAAACCGATTTGTTCCAACTTTTGTGTAGAATTCCCTTTTGAGCGATCCCGTCATCCTATTTCGGGGCCCGTACGCCGGGACCACATAGCCCTTAATAAATTCGCCAATTATCTCGATCAGTTCTAGTACAAAAATCCTACACTCTgtgtaggttggtggcagctCGACCGTCTCTAACGTTCGTCCCTTCTGGACgtaacaatataaaaaaagtatgaaattaaaaattaaaatatccaTCTTTTGGGCTTTGCCATGAGCTTTGTTAGGGAACCTGCATTAACTACTCCTCGGAGAAGCGTGCCGAGCCATACCGCTGGACTCGGCAAAATTAGTAATGAAATCAACGTAATTGAGAGAAGTAGGGCATTTATCAACAGAATACACCCTCACAAAAAGTATcagctgagaaaaaaaaatgttgaaaacattttcttcgtattaaaaaaaaaaaaaaaaaatttcgggcaaatttttttgttcagatTTTTATCAGAACTAGCTCAGACGCGCGCTAAGCTCGTGTTCTAGCAGGTTTTTCTAAACAAATATATCATGTTTGTCAATTTGTTaacgaataaatatttaaccGAATTTACACCAGGTGATTTTGATAAGAATGCTCGTATaatttcaatcaataaatgctgctttctaatgtattttcattttcctttaGTCAAATTTCTGACAAAGtaatttaaataaatcaacTCATTAATTGCATCCAACTGCCTGTACATCAAATAAGCTCTGGATAAAATGTAAGATTAGGATTGTATAAGGAAACCATTAGAGATAATTTTATAATGCATACTATGAAAATTAGAATTAATATGTagttgttttaatatttaaaaacgattttattccGTTTAGCTATACTTTTCAGACActttaaaaatcgaaaaataactTCATTATGATGACTAAATGTTGGTTTTTTCTTACGTTCTTGTCATTTCCGAATAAGCGTATGGAATTTTACAAATTAATAAGGATCACGCATTTTCTAACATGTCTTATgtttattcagaattttggaatCACCAATTACTAAAATTCTAATCGAATCCAGTAAAAAATTGGGAACTGAGATACTATGTTTGAAGTACTCTTTAAGCAACAGTAGccaatctatttataaaataacctTTCTTATCTATATGTAAGTGTacgaaaatcaaataaaatgaatatctACAAATCATGCTGACGTTTGAAACGTTTAGTGtagtatttatatataaaaggTTGCGACCttagttttaaatgattttttgtatttgcattttcaataaaataattttaaaatatacaaataaatgaaatcattttctgatctcatttataaaaaaaaattagatcaTTTGCTATAAGCCAAGTAGAGTGAATGAATTAGGGTTCCTAtaggaattcattcgtgtacactttcaACCCTAATCACTCACACTTTTTCCGGAAAATTTCctcgtaatataaaatttcgtataacacgcgtacgaaaaactttttcgtcctaGTGTTATAATGTACTATTAATATTGTCATTATTTAAGACAAATTATTTGTAAATACTTTTTGGGGAGTCGCAGTAATATTAATCATTTGTTCGGGCTTCATTGTCATTCCCGCAGATTCTATAATTGCAGCCCCATTCGCAACGTGTAGGTCTGTATAGTTGTCGCTTTTTAATATTCCGGTCACTTCAACTGCCTGCCCTTTCTTAAAAGCTGAATTCATTTCAGACCAGGCGGTGATGCACACCTTCAGTTTCTCTTTTCCGTCAGTCACCGCTCCTATTCCGAATGTGGCTTGGCTACTTTTATGACGTATTTGCTCGAAAGTGGATTTAATCCAACCtttaatttctgaaaaaaaattcaaaagtacATGAGTCACAAAAACAATATATCTAtacttttatattattcaatcaataattattctaATTATTTCAATGTTAATTAGCTTACTTATCTTTTTGCCCTCCATTTctccaatatttttccattctgttTCCATCGTTTTGTCTTGTCCACCCTCATTGCTTTCGTACCACCCTTTCTCTATAATTTCCGTGGATTGTTTGATCGAGAGTTCGAAGTCAACATTCCCAAGATTGTATTTtggtttaattttttttgccgCAACTCTGTCCAGGTGGATGatctgaaaaatatatttggaaATAAGTAAACTTAATTTACATCACAATACTGTTATTCCATTGTcttattaatattttcataCAAACGTGACAAGAATGAACGACATACAGTTCCGTTCGGATCTTCATCATAAGGTGTCCAACAACAAATCGATCACGTACCATCGATTATGCAAAACGAGGTACAGGAACAAGGCTGAGACTCACCTCACCACACCACTCAACACGAAGTGGCACGAGAAACGAAATATACATGCGACCGCGTTctcaaaactcaaaaaaacGGCAATATTTTATCCCCGTCGGATGATGAAGAGGATAGAAGTGAGGAACAAGGTATGCAGTGgaaacgaaatttattataCCCAAACTCTTCGACTCCTATTCTCAAGTAATATAAACTCAACAATTTATAGATGCCAACATGAGAAGCGAGGAAGACAGCGAGGGTGAAAATGACGAAGATAATGAGAATGATACTGAGGACAACAGTGGAGATTCCGACACCTGAATTGTTTgcatacgaaaataaattttaaaaacgtcgaaaaagtgcctacaattttttttcttaataggGGAAATATGCGTACGTTCTCGTCGTATGGCATACCTATAGCACTGCACTGCCAGTATGGCTTTATTTTTCGCAAATATGGTTTGACattaactttcgaaaaatttaaatgcaatcgtttaaacattttttttttttacattgaaaCTCGAGTGTGATATATTACGGATCCATGGTCAAAGTataacacatttttttagGTATATTCGTGTTGCCACTGAAGAAATACGACAACACCAtactttaataaataattttacatttcataaatatttatcTCAAAATCAGCTGATAAATAACCGTTTTTGAGGTACGGCACCATACTTTGACTTTATTAAAAGTATGGCaggtttttcattttgtttcaagGCATTATAAGCTATCCACGATTCAAGTGCCATACTGTAGAAAATCGgtttgtttaaataaaaaaattacaccTTTGCGGTTGTATGGCAACTACTTAAAACCGTCATACAGGTATGGCATtagaaatttcgtgaatattTACTTGAGGGTtgtcgtttaaaaaaaaaatcagcctGTGCAGtatgattaaaaaaacaatactTCATTAACGAGATCTAATTAGTATGGCGGGCCATTAGCACCACCAAAAAAGTATGGCATTATGCTAGCGCccactttattttttatgaactcCAAGAATATGTCTGAGTTTTTGTGTCCCGATTTGTTTGAAAACCGTAATTTTTCTGATAAAATTGTTTAATTATTCTGCAATAATGCCCCAACGGTGAACCCTAGGATTGTCATTTTCACTTCTCGGATTGCCTAAATCGACCTTCTAAGGATCGCCATACAGGGGTAAATATTCGATATCGCTGCACCAGCGATAATCggactgaattttttttcctgtttcctAATAACTTGGTTAAACCATGGCCAGTCATATTAAGCAGGCGCATggtcttaaaaaaaaaattattttttcagttgttttacaaatttgacaaagtttacaaattttgttcgacaaattttgtgtgtgcgcgtgcgcgtgggtgtgtgtgtgtgtgtgtgtatcaGGAACTGTCGGGTTTGTTTGCACTTCATTGACGATGATGAGACTATCATTTGAGTGGCTACATCGCCGATTTCCTTTTCCGTCGTGCACATCCATCCCACAGTTTTGGTTTATTTGGGTTTGTTCGGTTGTTTGCGTTTGTTCGGATTGTTCGGGTCATGATTGCAGAGTTGGAGGACGAGTGGAAGTGAGACTGAGAGTCAAATATGtgttaaatataataataataagaataataatgTTTTCTACCTAAAAAACGTCATGCGCCTACataaaaaacctttttacATTGATCACAGGTCATAAAAaagacgtaaaaaaaatttcagcccGATTTTCGCTGGTGCCGCGATATCGAATATTTACCTTCATGTCAAGGATTTTATGACGgccaaaatttgaatttgcgGGAGAAACTTACAACCTCCATCTTTTTAAGCCATATAGACCCAAACAGTTGTTACATAGTGTTTATATGAAAACGCATAATAAAGTGACTGAATTATGCAGAGGATGTAAGTATAATGAAATGTGCAACATTGCTTGAGCCTACTGtaataaacattttatttatagaATAACGTTTATAAAATAAGATTTCTTCTTTAAAAAACCGTTACTATTTTTCCATAAATACTTTATTCCTTTCGCTGCTTGCTCCACACTTGAAAAAGATCTATCTCAACGACGCTAGAACAGTGAAGTAGGATAACGAAGTTTGAAGTATCTGCATTATGAAGTACATTAATTGAAAGAAACATAACAATCAATCTTGAAGATGAAAATATCAATAACAAACCGAGCCAAAATTCTCCATGGAGAGATCATAGAAATTGTATGCGGTGATTTTCAATGGCTCCCTTGCACCCGCCATAATGATTTTCAGTAGACTCCTGCTTCTAGAAGAAAATCCATGCCATCCTGAGTAGTAACTATAAAAGTTCACCCcgtattatttcaaaaaatatctttcacgaATAAAtcataattcgtgaaataattttaaaagtaAAGAAACATCTTACACGGATTCTCTGAAACGAACACTAGAATCAATAAGTTTTTGACCGGGCCAGCTATTAaagaagagatgaaaaaattgggcaGCATTGAATTGTATGATCCTATACATTTCATCGTACTGTCCTAGTTTTAATAAGAGCTGTAAAAATAAACCACTTATTCCTACTAAACAGACTGttgtaatttattttaaaaagtaTACATACCTGAACTAGGGAGACACTTAAAAGAACCATGACAATAACCAGCTCAAAGAGCAATGAGCTAGAAAAGCTCGATGCTATGAGTTTAGCTAAACTTCATCCATAcagatatgaaaaataaatgagtagcggcaaaaaaattacgttccaacaaaaatttgtatttcatTTATGGGACGTCTTACTCGATAGCATCCTGATGTTTTCTGATGCAGCACTTAAGCTCTTCATAAAAGTCATCCTCTGCCAGCGGAATGTTTAGATCAAATTTCGCCCAGTTTATTTTTTCTGATgttttttctatcttttcaCTATATAATCATTGGATAATGGGAAAAAGTATACGACgtgttgtgaaaaaaattatttgctgTATAAAATaacagacgacagggctgtcaatcccccgagactctaccgagtctcttgattaccTTACGATTGCAAGTAGGCCACAGACATGGTGAATGTATGTGAAAAACATTGCATCTACGGATACTACAGTGCATATTGTTAGGACCGTACCAAAATAAGTATGCAATGCAATCCaccaaaaatatgtttcagaATCTACGAAGTATTCGGTTTGATACAAATAAGTTCGTTGTCGACTAGTGTTCAGAGGTAGAACAACATTTAAAATTGAAGGCATCATCGGTATgagtaaataaataatcaacgATCCAAATAAAAAAGCTGTTGACAGAAAACAGAGGAAGGAATGTACAGTTTGTTGTATTAATGATCGTTGATTCATAAAACAACTATGATGTTGTACCCACATGAGTATATGATAGAGATTTTTCTACTCCCTTCAGCAAATGTTTTAAGTTTTGCAAGTTCAATTTCGTTATTTAAAGTCGCCCAATCATTTAGCATGTGATCAGCAACTAAACGTAtctaaaaaacatgaaatagaCACTAatagaagcaaaaaaattgtgttccttttcaaatagcaTGAAGTATTTTTCCGATAGacgaacgaattttcaaattacttCACGAAAAGGATTCTTTATGGTTTCAAACTCCTTATTGACAAATAATCAGCCAAATGAATAATAGCCGATAAATTATCTACTTTAAAAATTACCTTACCTTGCGTCGATTTATCATGCAGTTGACAGATTTTATAACAGCTATTAATTGCACACCTACGGGCGTGAAACATTCAATCATAATATCAACGTCACCCCATGATTCGAACATCTTAATCACCTAAACAATCAAATATTCGTTTCactcggatgaaaaaaaagttttagcGTAGATGATTGTACTACCTGTGGGAGTATTACACTGAAAATAGATAAATGAACAAGGAACTGATGCACGTGATTCCTTATAGACGTTTGATAAGGCCACTGCCCAATAATTATTAAAAGTTTCGAATTATATCGATAGTATGGATTGCGAGCCAAGTCCATATTACTCATGGAAATGCGGAGTTCAGAGAACATTTCCTATCAAAGTAAAATCAAGACTGCATTGATAGTCAATTCTCAAAATTCTCTTCACCCATTCTGTAAGCCCCCTCGCATTATCATGCGGTTGAGCTCGCCACTATACTCGTTAAGAATTCTTTTGTTCATATACAGCTACGTATTGATTATCACGAATAGCTGCCGACATGATGTCAAACGAATAATCAAATATTCTCATAGAAGGCGAGACTGAGGTTTATGAATATACCCCGCTGTAATTATATTGCGTGCTGTTTCCGAGAAGATcacaattgaaaaatcgtggaTGGCGATAATAAAGAGAATAGATAATTGCGGCAGAATACATGATAATGAGAACATGcttaaaataaaaaggaaacagTGTTTGAAGTTTTCTGTTTAGATTGCAGTTTTGCATGGAATTGTGATTATTGTCGTATTTGAGGATATTTTATACCCTCTGTTCGAGTAAATGAATGTTATTCCATTGTTCGTCATGGCTGTTGCAGTGTTAGCGTCATTACTCCAAACATTAAAATCGAGAGGataattttatcgaaataggATATTCGCTTTCTTTTCAACTATAATTCTCGAGCATATTTgtcgaacgaaatgatcgaactctataaatcaaatatttttaatataaatatgaGAAGTCGCATTTTGATGATTATGATTAAAAACGATTAATATACTATTTTACCACGCCTCCGTCGAAAGTTCAGTTTTCTTCCCTGTTTTGCGAGAGGAAAGTAAAGCTTTTCATCCGTCTAGATTTGTTGAAGCATGCGCACAACGAATGCAACCTTACTTCACAGAAAACTATAAGCCTAGCAACGAAACTTGttgatgtcatttttttccaaagttgAATCCGGTGTTAACTCAGAATTGATTAAGTGCTCATTAATTTgtgtttattgaattcgtggaaaaaattcaacatgaGTTCTTCCTTGGACTCCTCTGACTTCGAAAGTGAACAAGAAACTATAAGAAATATTGCGGCTGAGGTGAAAGGCATTGccgacaatttgtttccagaACGATCTTCATGGCGTGGAGATCGACAAATAAAACGAGTTCTCTTTGGGAAGATGTTTTTCTCGCTTATTTCAATGAACTGTCAAAGAAAATCAAGCCGTTTACCATGTGGAGTCGCTGGTCGATGTTAAAGAGCGTAATGCTGATTAACCACGGGATCAACATTAACGAATATAAGCGATTGAaaacttttatgaaaaataaatcgaaaggATTCTCCGCTAAGAAATCTCAAGTGTTGTTGTGGTTCGACATCATgacatttataaatgaagCTCCGGATAACATTTATCTAGCAACAAAGgtgaatattcaaaataaatttgcatttattcaTAAAGTAGATGAATTTAGTTGGCGAATAATTTGTattgatccaatcgacgtcgaattttgtgaataataccagaggatcctgaaagtctgagaagaatcgattttcttataagtctctgccatcatagagtaacaaatgactagctttcatgtaatttttttggatttaaaagcttcttagaacaatttaataatgtcaaaatttagagttactaataaaatacttgtccaccgattgatatcataaattttagtgatgcacataaattagatggaattttttcaattgatttagctgtttgaatcgaataagaagaatgaggcatcggtttccaaaatgatttcaagcgcgatttttcggttttttattttttacttgttatttgatttttttgacactttaataaatagatacagattagtttttttttaaacataatgttttttcaagatttgcgaaatatttttccaattgttctgtatttttttttataaaagaattttttttacagtacttaaaaaaatttttttaaagttttttttatggatggaattatcagcaaacgagggaccaacaatgtacttgtcccaaccttttttttcctaggggaagtttatgattTGATATcacatcttttttctcaaaagttccttatttatgttcagatgactataggattttagtttaaatttctatgaattatttatgattttcggcttataacgttggttttcacgaaaaaagacctaaatttcgtcaaaattgtactgaaaatatttcggcacaggtctgtccttagactttggcgatttttttcttcgtactctaaaatgttttgtctattagaaacccaagagcacggtggaaagcgggttggacgCCGCGATGTGATTTtaggcttataacgttggtttctacgaaaaaatttcgtcaaaattgaactggaaatatttcgtcacaggtctgtatttcgactttggtgatttttccccttgtcttctaatatattttgtccattaggaactcaagagcatcgagcaatgcgtgttgcgggccgagatatgattttcggctcataacgttagaaaaaagaaaaaggaaaagaggaaagatagatcaaatccAAGACGGGTGgagttcaatatgtcgaataactgaattgtagaacggtcgaaaGCGCTGAAGCCCAGGCATGTACCGTACGCGATCAGGGAGAAGGTAGAAAAAGAATTGTGACGCCTGGAAAAAGAGGGCCATCTAGAGAAGATCGAAATCAGCGAATGGGGCACACCGATCGTGCCAGTTATAAAGGAAAACGGACAAGTTAGAATTTGCGGTAACTTTAAACTCACGCTCAATCCGCAAATAATAATAGATAAGTACCCACTACCACCTGATAAACGATATTTTCACGGCTTTACAGGGAGGCGAAAGGTTCTCAGAAATTGATTTAAAACATGCGTACATGCAAATTGAAGTACACGAAGACTGTAGAGAGTTGTTAATAATTGTAACGCATAGAGGATTGTATCAGTATAAAAAACTCCCAGAGGGGGTAGCATCGGGACCAGGGAATTTCCAAAGAATTATAGAATCAGTGTTAAACGAGGTAGATAGCGCAGTTGCCTACTTGGACAATATATACTGTACGGGAAAAAACGATAAAGAACATATAAAGAACACtgagaaaagttttttcaaggCTAAAATCGAGTGGATTTAGAGTCAATGCAAagaaatgtcatttttttaaagacAGTTTAGAATTACTGGGATTTGTAATTGACAAAAAAGGCTTGCATAAATCGGGGGAAAAAGTAAAAGCGATCATAGAAGCGTCAGCGCCTAAGAATGTGAAGCAATTACAAGCACCGCTAGGCCTCGTTACTTGTTACGATAGGTTCATAAAAAATAgagcagaaaaattgaaaccgCTATATGACTGCACAAAAAAAGGACAATGGAACGGGCCAAAAGACTGTGAAAATGCTATAAGTTGGctgaaaaacgaaatatcATCATCACGAGTACTAGCGCATTTCGACCCTAAGGAAAAAATAGTCTTGGCCACAGACGCGTTGGACTACGGCCTGGCGGCAATTTTATCACATCAATACTAAGACGGCTCCGAGAGGCCGGTAGCATTCGCATCGAAAATTATCCCAATATCCGAGAGAATTAGAGCAATAATAGACAAAGAGGCAGCGGCGATAATATTCGGATTTCGTAAATTCTATAACTACATATACGGGCACCAAATCAAACTGAAAACAGATCACAAACCGCTCACGTATATATTCAacccaaaaaatgaaatacctCTCACGGCCGCTAGTCGACTGCAAAGATGGGCTTATTTTCTGTCCGGGTTTCGATACACAATTGACTATGTAAACACGAAAGAAAACGGCAATTGCGACGCGTTGTCGCGACACCCGATAGACGACGAAATACCAATCTTTCAAGGATCGTTAAATAATGTAAACATGATAGAAACAGAAGTAGAAACAATAGACAGTGGAAAGGTAGCGAAAGAAACAGATCGAGACGAGGTGCTAAGAAAAATATGCATGTATTTACGAGATGGCTGGCcacgaaaaaaagacaaaCTAACAGCaacggaaaaaatatttcatcagaaAAGGGAAAATTTGCATCTAGAAAAAGGATGCATTTTGCGGGGCTTCAGAATCGTGGTACCATCCGCTCTGCGCGGGGCAGTGCTAGCAGAACTACACGCATCGCATTTCGGgattgtaaaaatgaaaatgattgccCGGTCATATTTCTGGTGGCCACAACTTGATCAACAAATAGAAAATGTATCCAATTCCTGTATCATTTGTAcacaggaaagaaaaaaaccacCGAAAGTAGCTCTCACGCCGTGGCCATGGCCAGAAACCGCATGGTCGCGATATATAGTGATTTTTTAGGCCCACTCTTCGGCGACAAATATATGATAGTAGTAGATGCTCACTCTAAATGACCGGAGGTGATAAACATGGGGAACAACACGCAAGCATCAAAGGTAGTAGAAAAATTCCAAGAACTTTTCGTACGTCTAGGCCCACCGAAACATGTAGTGACGGACAATGATAGACAATACACTAGTAaggaattcaaattatttttggacGATAAGAATATAAAGCATAGTTTTTCTCCACCTTATCACCTCGCCACCAACGGAGCAGCGGAAAATTTCGTAGCTACGTTTAAAAATAGCGTCACAAAAATGgtaaaaggaggaaaaaaaataaaagacacCGTGAATAAATTTCTCGAGGACTATAGGAGCACCACTCACTGTACCACAGGTAAGAGCCCCGCCTGGCTCATGTATAAACGAGAATTTCGTACACGTTTCGACCTCCTTCGACCAAGCGTGGTGGA
Proteins encoded in this window:
- the LOC122418266 gene encoding odorant receptor 13a-like, yielding MDLARNPYYRYNSKLLIIIGQWPYQTSIRNHVHQFLVHLSIFSVILPQVIKMFESWGDVDIMIECFTPVGVQLIAVIKSVNCMINRRKIRLVADHMLNDWATLNNEIELAKLKTFAEGSRKISIIYSSFLFGSLIIYLLIPMMPSILNVVLPLNTSRQRTYLYQTEYFVDSETYFWWIALHTYFGTVLTICTVVSVDAMFFTYIHHVCGLLAIVSEKIEKTSEKINWAKFDLNIPLAEDDFYEELKCCIRKHQDAIDLAKLIASSFSSSLLFELVIVMVLLSVSLVQLLLKLGQYDEMYRIIQFNAAQFFHLFFNSWPGQKLIDSSVRFRESVYYSGWHGFSSRSRSLLKIIMAGAREPLKITAYNFYDLSMENFGSILQTSLSYFTVLASLR
- the LOC122417752 gene encoding uncharacterized protein K02A2.6-like, which codes for MGNNTQASKVVEKFQELFVRLGPPKHVVTDNDRQYTSKEFKLFLDDKNIKHSFSPPYHLATNGAAENFVATFKNSVTKMVKGGKKIKDTVNKFLEDYRSTTHCTTGKSPAWLMYKREFRTRFDLLRPSVVDKVEKEQMAQVTAVNGHRKVKFQVGDVVMADDHRVRREKRAKAVITKRLRPVTFEVQVQEGETWKPHADQLIKISCENRAPRRSARLQERPKGLEGVARN